Proteins encoded in a region of the Flavobacterium sp. PMTSA4 genome:
- the miaB gene encoding tRNA (N6-isopentenyl adenosine(37)-C2)-methylthiotransferase MiaB, with the protein MEKELDEKKQGTSLVLEQKAENTKKLFIESYGCAMNFSDSEIVASILTEQGYNTTQNLEEADLVLVNTCSIRDKAEQTVRKRLEKYNAIKRSINPGMKVGVLGCMAERLKDQFLEQEKIVDMVVGPDAYKDLPNLLKEVDEGRDAINVILSKEETYGDIAPVRLNSNGVNAFVSITRGCDNMCTFCVVPFTRGRERSREPQSILEEIKDLWDRGFKEICLLGQNVDSYLWYGGGLKKDFVKATEMQKATAVDFAQLLEQCAIAFPKMRFRFSTSNPQDMHEEVLHVIAKYDNVCNYIHLPVQSGSTRILKEMNRQHTREEYMELVDKIKRIIPGCSISQDMISGFPTETEEDHQDTLSLMEYVEYDFGYMFAYSERPGTLAARKMEDDVPEEVKKRRLQDIVDLQQVLSEKRTKRFLGQTVEILIEKESKKSDKHWSGRNSENVVTVFPKEHYKPGDFVLVKVSDCTTATLIGEAVGYSEMQIV; encoded by the coding sequence ATGGAAAAGGAATTAGACGAGAAGAAACAAGGCACGAGCTTGGTTTTGGAACAAAAGGCAGAAAACACCAAAAAACTTTTTATAGAAAGCTATGGTTGTGCGATGAATTTTTCGGACAGTGAGATTGTGGCTTCCATTTTGACCGAACAAGGTTATAACACTACGCAAAACCTGGAGGAAGCAGATTTGGTTTTGGTAAATACGTGTTCGATTAGAGACAAAGCTGAACAAACCGTTAGAAAACGTTTGGAGAAATATAACGCTATTAAACGCAGTATTAATCCAGGGATGAAAGTGGGCGTTTTGGGTTGTATGGCAGAACGATTGAAAGACCAATTTTTGGAACAAGAGAAGATTGTTGATATGGTTGTTGGTCCGGATGCGTATAAGGATTTGCCTAACTTGTTGAAGGAAGTGGATGAAGGAAGAGATGCCATCAATGTTATTTTATCGAAAGAGGAAACTTATGGTGATATTGCACCGGTTCGATTGAACAGTAATGGTGTGAATGCGTTTGTATCGATTACACGTGGTTGTGATAATATGTGTACCTTTTGTGTGGTACCGTTTACTCGTGGTAGAGAACGCAGCCGTGAACCACAAAGTATCTTAGAAGAAATCAAAGATTTGTGGGATAGAGGATTTAAGGAGATTTGTCTGCTAGGGCAAAATGTGGATAGTTATTTATGGTATGGCGGCGGACTGAAGAAAGATTTTGTGAAAGCCACCGAAATGCAAAAAGCTACTGCGGTTGATTTTGCTCAGTTGTTAGAACAATGTGCGATTGCGTTTCCTAAAATGCGTTTTCGTTTTTCGACTTCGAATCCACAGGATATGCATGAAGAAGTGCTTCATGTTATTGCTAAATATGATAATGTTTGTAATTATATTCATTTACCAGTTCAAAGTGGAAGCACGAGAATTTTAAAGGAAATGAACCGACAACATACTCGTGAGGAATACATGGAATTGGTAGACAAAATCAAAAGAATTATACCGGGTTGTTCGATTTCGCAGGATATGATATCGGGTTTTCCAACGGAGACGGAAGAAGATCATCAGGACACCTTGAGTTTGATGGAATATGTTGAGTATGATTTTGGGTATATGTTTGCGTATTCTGAACGTCCGGGAACTTTGGCAGCGCGAAAAATGGAAGATGATGTTCCGGAAGAAGTGAAGAAAAGACGTTTGCAAGATATCGTTGATTTGCAACAAGTGTTGAGCGAAAAAAGAACCAAACGTTTCTTAGGGCAAACCGTTGAAATATTGATTGAAAAAGAATCGAAGAAGTCAGATAAACACTGGAGCGGAAGAAATTCTGAAAATGTGGTTACGGTTTTCCCAAAAGAACATTATAAGCCAGGAGATTTTGTATTGGTAAAAGTTTCTGATTGCACTACAGCTACTCTAATTGGAGAAGCGGTTGGGTATTCGGAAATGCAAATTGTTTAA
- a CDS encoding sigma-54 interaction domain-containing protein, which translates to MESVQSIKQRFEIIGNDPKLNRAIEKAIQVAPTDISVLVVGESGVGKESIPRIIHSLSHRKHGKYIAVNCGAIPEGTIDSELFGHEKGAFTGATSTREGYFEVADGGTIFLDEVGELPLTTQVRLLRVLENGEFIKVGSSQVQKTNVRIVAATNVNMFDAIEKGKFREDLYYRLSTVDIPLPPLRDRKDDIHLLFRKFAADFAHKYKMPPIKLRDDAVEFLQKYRWSGNIRQLRNVAEQISVLETNRDVSLATLQSYLPTESSTLPSVIGGKKSESDFATERDILYKVLFDMKSDLNDLKKLTLELIKNGTKIQDINPSLIQKVYGSNDSEISFEEEPRRSSLPIQSPVIQDNYQDDEDQNFLDAETIEEEEVLKLEQKEIELIKKSLERHNGKRKAAADELGISERTLYRKIKQFDL; encoded by the coding sequence ATGGAATCAGTTCAAAGTATAAAACAACGATTTGAGATTATTGGGAATGATCCAAAACTCAATCGTGCTATTGAGAAAGCCATTCAGGTTGCTCCTACTGATATTTCGGTATTGGTTGTGGGCGAAAGCGGTGTTGGTAAGGAAAGTATTCCTAGAATTATCCATTCGCTTTCGCACAGAAAACACGGAAAATATATTGCGGTAAACTGTGGCGCCATTCCGGAAGGAACGATTGATAGTGAATTATTTGGTCATGAAAAAGGTGCTTTTACTGGTGCTACTTCAACCCGTGAAGGTTATTTTGAAGTGGCTGATGGTGGAACAATTTTCTTGGATGAAGTAGGCGAATTGCCTTTGACTACTCAGGTTCGTTTGTTGCGTGTTTTGGAAAATGGAGAGTTCATCAAAGTAGGTTCGTCGCAAGTTCAAAAAACCAATGTTCGTATTGTAGCGGCAACAAATGTAAATATGTTTGATGCCATTGAAAAAGGAAAGTTCCGAGAAGATTTGTATTACAGATTGAGTACGGTTGATATTCCTTTGCCACCGTTGCGAGACCGAAAAGACGATATTCATTTATTGTTTCGAAAGTTTGCCGCTGATTTTGCTCATAAATATAAAATGCCGCCGATAAAATTACGCGATGATGCAGTTGAATTTCTGCAAAAATACCGTTGGAGTGGGAATATTCGTCAGTTGCGAAATGTTGCCGAACAAATTTCGGTTTTAGAAACTAATAGAGATGTTAGTTTGGCTACTTTACAATCGTATTTACCAACCGAAAGTTCTACGTTACCTTCTGTTATTGGCGGAAAAAAATCAGAAAGTGATTTTGCTACCGAAAGAGACATTTTGTACAAAGTGCTTTTTGACATGAAAAGTGATTTGAATGATTTGAAGAAACTGACTTTGGAATTGATTAAAAACGGAACGAAAATTCAAGACATCAATCCGAGTTTAATTCAGAAAGTCTATGGTTCTAATGACAGTGAAATTTCGTTTGAAGAAGAACCACGAAGAAGTTCGTTGCCAATTCAAAGTCCGGTAATACAAGATAATTATCAAGATGATGAAGATCAAAATTTCCTTGACGCAGAAACGATTGAAGAAGAAGAAGTTTTAAAATTGGAACAAAAAGAAATAGAACTAATCAAAAAATCATTGGAACGTCATAACGGAAAACGAAAAGCTGCTGCCGATGAATTAGGTATTTCTGAACGAACACTTTATAGAAAAATAAAGCAGTTTGATTTGTAA
- the groL gene encoding chaperonin GroEL (60 kDa chaperone family; promotes refolding of misfolded polypeptides especially under stressful conditions; forms two stacked rings of heptamers to form a barrel-shaped 14mer; ends can be capped by GroES; misfolded proteins enter the barrel where they are refolded when GroES binds): protein MAKDIKFDIEARDGLKRGVDALANAVKVTLGPKGRNVIISKSFGGPTVTKDGVSVAKEVELKDPLENMGAQMVKEVASKTNDLAGDGTTTATVLAQAIVKEGLKNVAAGANPMDLKRGIDKAVEAIVADLGKQAKEVGSSSDKIKQVASISANNDDVIGDLIATAFGKVGKEGVITVEEAKGTDTYVDVVEGMQFDRGYLSPYFVTNPEKMNVELENPYILLYDKKVSSLKELLPVLEPVAQSGKPLVIIAEDVDGEALSTLVVNKLRGALKIAAVKAPGFGDRRKAMLEDIAILTGGTVISEESGYTLENATLDMLGTAEKVTIDKDNTTVVNGAGSADLIKNRVNQIKAQMETTTSDYDREKLQERLAKLAGGVAVLYVGAASEVEMKEKKDRVDDALHATRAAVEEGIVAGGGVALLRAKKALDKVKADNADEATGIQIVSRAIESPLRTIVENAGLEGSVVVAKVAEGKDNYGYNAKTDEYVDMLKAGIIDPKKVTRVALENAASVSGMILTTECALIDIKEENAGVGMPMGGGMPGMM, encoded by the coding sequence ATGGCAAAAGATATAAAATTTGATATTGAAGCACGTGATGGATTAAAACGTGGTGTTGATGCATTGGCTAATGCAGTAAAAGTAACTTTAGGACCAAAAGGAAGAAATGTAATCATTTCAAAATCGTTTGGTGGACCAACGGTTACTAAAGATGGTGTTTCAGTTGCAAAAGAAGTAGAATTGAAAGATCCTTTAGAAAACATGGGTGCGCAAATGGTTAAAGAAGTTGCCTCAAAAACTAATGATTTAGCAGGTGATGGAACTACAACAGCAACCGTTTTAGCACAAGCAATAGTAAAAGAAGGGTTAAAAAACGTTGCTGCTGGTGCAAACCCAATGGATTTAAAACGTGGAATTGACAAAGCAGTAGAAGCTATTGTTGCTGATTTAGGCAAACAAGCCAAAGAAGTTGGAAGTTCATCTGATAAGATTAAACAAGTTGCCTCAATTTCAGCTAACAATGATGATGTTATTGGTGATTTAATTGCTACCGCATTTGGAAAAGTTGGTAAAGAAGGTGTAATTACTGTTGAAGAAGCAAAAGGAACTGATACTTACGTTGATGTTGTAGAAGGAATGCAATTTGACAGAGGTTATTTATCACCATACTTTGTTACTAATCCAGAGAAAATGAATGTTGAGCTTGAAAATCCATACATTTTATTGTATGATAAAAAAGTTTCTTCATTAAAAGAATTACTACCAGTTTTAGAACCAGTAGCACAATCAGGAAAACCGTTAGTGATTATAGCGGAAGATGTTGACGGTGAAGCATTATCAACATTGGTAGTAAATAAATTACGTGGTGCATTAAAGATTGCTGCGGTAAAAGCTCCAGGATTTGGCGATAGAAGAAAAGCTATGTTAGAAGATATTGCAATCCTAACTGGCGGAACTGTGATTTCTGAAGAAAGTGGTTATACTTTAGAAAACGCTACTTTAGACATGCTAGGAACAGCAGAAAAAGTAACTATTGATAAAGATAACACAACCGTTGTTAATGGTGCAGGAAGTGCTGATTTGATTAAAAACAGAGTAAATCAAATCAAAGCTCAAATGGAAACCACTACATCTGACTATGATAGAGAAAAATTGCAAGAGCGTTTAGCTAAATTAGCTGGTGGTGTTGCTGTTCTTTATGTTGGTGCCGCATCTGAAGTTGAGATGAAAGAGAAAAAAGACAGAGTTGACGATGCATTACATGCAACACGTGCTGCTGTGGAAGAAGGAATTGTCGCTGGTGGCGGCGTTGCATTATTAAGAGCTAAAAAAGCATTGGATAAAGTAAAAGCTGATAATGCAGATGAAGCAACAGGAATTCAAATTGTATCAAGAGCTATCGAATCTCCATTAAGAACAATTGTTGAAAATGCTGGATTAGAAGGTTCAGTTGTAGTTGCAAAAGTTGCTGAAGGAAAAGACAATTATGGCTACAATGCAAAAACAGATGAGTACGTTGATATGCTTAAAGCTGGAATTATTGATCCTAAAAAAGTAACTCGTGTAGCATTAGAAAACGCTGCTTCAGTTTCTGGAATGATACTTACAACCGAATGTGCATTAATTGACATTAAAGAAGAAAATGCTGGTGTAGGAATGCCAATGGGTGGAGGAATGCCAGGAATGATGTAA
- a CDS encoding co-chaperone GroES — translation MALNIKPLSDRVIVEPAAAETQTASGIIIPDTAKEKPQKGNVVAVGNGKKDHTMTVKIGDTVLYGKYAGTELKFEGKDYLIMREDDILAII, via the coding sequence ATGGCATTAAACATTAAACCACTTTCAGACAGAGTAATTGTGGAACCAGCTGCTGCTGAAACACAAACTGCTTCTGGAATCATTATTCCAGATACTGCAAAAGAAAAACCACAAAAAGGAAATGTAGTGGCTGTTGGGAACGGAAAAAAAGACCACACTATGACCGTAAAAATTGGCGATACTGTTCTTTATGGAAAGTATGCTGGAACTGAATTAAAGTTCGAAGGAAAAGATTATCTTATCATGAGAGAAGATGATATCCTTGCAATAATCTAA
- a CDS encoding tetratricopeptide repeat protein: MNLTDYTYLLNKPDAINERYAESLEKVMEEFPYFQSARVMRLKHLYNQDSYKYNQALKVSAAYTTDRSMLFDFITSDDFVAVQKGLYERKLQELLNIHVVESEIVVVNKSQSTANPLEQSILSSIQQSNPEESLAIEKLEIGKPLEFSKDEKHSFEEWLQLARFTPIIREEKKETNTQPFSEEKKKKLDLIDKFIESNPKIPAIDREKTIPVKESKDEDISYLMTETLARVYLEQKKYSKAIQAYEILILKYPEKSSFFADRISDIKILQQNNN, encoded by the coding sequence TTGAATTTAACTGATTATACTTATTTACTTAACAAACCAGATGCTATCAATGAACGATATGCTGAATCTCTTGAAAAAGTGATGGAAGAATTTCCATATTTTCAGAGTGCTCGAGTTATGCGACTAAAACATCTGTATAATCAAGATAGTTACAAATACAACCAAGCTTTAAAGGTTTCGGCTGCTTATACAACTGATAGAAGCATGTTGTTTGATTTTATTACTTCAGATGATTTTGTGGCAGTTCAAAAAGGTTTATACGAAAGAAAATTACAAGAATTATTAAATATTCATGTTGTTGAAAGTGAAATTGTAGTTGTAAATAAAAGTCAATCAACTGCTAATCCGTTAGAGCAATCTATTTTGAGTTCTATTCAACAGTCAAATCCTGAAGAAAGTTTAGCAATTGAGAAATTAGAAATTGGAAAACCACTCGAATTTTCAAAAGATGAAAAACATTCCTTTGAAGAATGGCTACAATTGGCTCGATTTACACCTATAATTAGAGAAGAAAAAAAGGAAACAAACACACAACCTTTTTCGGAAGAGAAAAAGAAAAAATTGGATTTAATTGATAAATTTATTGAGTCAAATCCTAAAATTCCAGCAATTGACAGAGAAAAAACAATCCCTGTAAAAGAAAGCAAAGACGAGGACATATCTTACCTTATGACGGAAACATTGGCAAGAGTTTATTTGGAACAAAAAAAATATTCAAAAGCAATACAAGCCTATGAAATATTAATTTTGAAATATCCAGAAAAAAGTAGTTTCTTTGCAGACCGAATTTCAGATATAAAGATTTTACAACAAAATAATAATTAG
- the secG gene encoding preprotein translocase subunit SecG, with amino-acid sequence MSTFSIFLVLITIVCFLLIIVIMVQNPKGGGLSSTFGSSSQMGGVQKTTDFLDKSTWTLATILIVLILLSSLSFSGALADSNSKIIDETEKAAPAKPAETKAAEPATTTTTPATPAEEKK; translated from the coding sequence ATGAGTACATTTTCAATCTTTTTAGTATTAATCACAATCGTTTGTTTTTTACTAATCATAGTTATCATGGTTCAAAACCCAAAAGGTGGAGGACTTTCTTCTACTTTTGGAAGTTCATCACAAATGGGTGGTGTTCAAAAAACAACAGACTTTTTAGATAAAAGCACTTGGACATTGGCAACAATCTTAATCGTATTAATATTGTTATCAAGTTTAAGTTTTAGTGGTGCATTAGCTGATTCAAATTCAAAAATTATTGATGAAACTGAAAAAGCAGCTCCTGCAAAACCAGCAGAAACAAAAGCAGCTGAACCAGCAACAACTACTACAACTCCAGCTACACCAGCTGAAGAAAAAAAATAA
- the topA gene encoding type I DNA topoisomerase, translating to MAKNLVIVESPAKAKTIEKFLGKDFQVESSYGHIADLPSKEIGVDVLNGFTPKYQVSSDKKALVKKLKDLSKSADMVWLASDEDREGEAISWHLAEELKLDKSKTKRIVFHEITKNAILKAIDNPREIDYNLVNAQQARRVLDRLVGYELSPVLWKKVKGGLSAGRVQSVSVRLIVEREREIQDFKPVGSYAVSAEFTNAAGKVVKAKLPKNFATKKEAEDFLNKSIGSNYKVADLETKPAKKSPAAPFTTSTLQQEAARKLYLPVGITMQIAQRLYEAGLITYMRTDSVNLSQEAMSAAQAEIIKSYGKEFSKPRTFTSKSKGAQEAHEAIRPTDMSQHTVNIDRDQARLYDLIWKRTLASQMSDAELERTNVKIEANNHSEVFQASGEVIKFEGFLKVYLEGHDDDEEEQEGMLPALKVGEALNNTLITAKERFTQAPSRYTEASLVKKLEELGIGRPSTYAPTISTIISRNYVEKGTNEGTERKYNQLTLKGNEVKSQVLSEMTGSDKGKLVPTDIGSIVNDFLVKNFSVILDYNFTAKVEQDFDEIAEGNVDWAKMMQEFYDKFHPNVVEVEENADRESGERILGTDPKSGKTVLVRLGKFGPMAQIGDADDEEKQFASLMADQNIGTITLEDALNLFLLPKQLGTYKGEEVEVNNGRFGPYVRFGKQFISLPKGEDPLDVTMERAQELINEKAKADAPIATYKGMDVQKGVGRFGPFLKWNGIFINVNKKYNFDNLSQSDITELIEEKLQKDIDKVIHNWEAEGIKVEKARWGKSVILKGKLKIELNKDIDASKFTLEDVKKIIEEKAPAKKTTAKKTTTKKATAKKK from the coding sequence ATGGCAAAGAATTTAGTAATCGTTGAGTCACCAGCAAAAGCAAAAACCATAGAAAAATTTCTAGGCAAAGACTTCCAGGTCGAGTCTAGTTACGGACACATAGCCGACCTTCCGTCCAAAGAAATAGGCGTAGATGTTCTAAATGGTTTTACGCCAAAATACCAAGTGTCTTCAGATAAAAAAGCATTGGTAAAGAAACTCAAAGATTTATCTAAATCAGCCGATATGGTTTGGTTAGCTTCCGATGAAGACCGCGAAGGAGAAGCCATTTCTTGGCATCTTGCGGAAGAACTAAAATTGGATAAGTCTAAAACAAAACGTATTGTTTTTCACGAAATCACTAAAAACGCCATTCTAAAAGCCATCGATAATCCTCGCGAGATTGATTATAATTTGGTAAACGCACAACAGGCACGTCGTGTATTAGATAGGCTAGTGGGTTACGAACTTTCCCCAGTTTTATGGAAGAAAGTAAAAGGAGGTTTGTCTGCCGGTAGAGTTCAATCGGTTTCTGTACGTCTAATAGTAGAACGTGAAAGAGAAATACAAGACTTCAAACCAGTAGGTTCTTATGCTGTTTCTGCTGAGTTCACTAACGCCGCAGGAAAAGTGGTGAAAGCCAAATTGCCAAAAAACTTTGCCACCAAAAAAGAAGCTGAAGATTTTCTAAATAAAAGCATCGGTTCCAATTATAAAGTAGCAGACTTAGAAACAAAACCAGCAAAAAAATCACCAGCCGCTCCGTTTACAACATCAACCTTGCAACAGGAAGCAGCACGTAAATTATATTTACCGGTAGGAATCACGATGCAAATCGCACAACGCCTTTACGAAGCCGGATTGATTACCTATATGAGAACCGATAGCGTCAATCTTTCTCAAGAAGCCATGTCGGCTGCTCAAGCAGAGATTATTAAATCTTACGGAAAGGAGTTCTCAAAACCAAGAACCTTTACTTCAAAATCAAAAGGTGCACAGGAAGCGCACGAAGCCATCCGTCCTACCGATATGTCACAACACACCGTGAACATCGATAGAGACCAAGCTCGTTTATATGATTTAATCTGGAAAAGAACATTGGCGTCTCAAATGAGCGATGCAGAATTAGAGCGTACCAATGTAAAAATTGAAGCAAACAACCATTCTGAAGTGTTCCAAGCATCGGGAGAAGTAATAAAATTTGAAGGTTTCCTTAAAGTATATCTTGAAGGTCATGACGACGACGAAGAAGAACAAGAAGGAATGTTGCCAGCTTTAAAAGTAGGCGAAGCCTTAAACAATACATTAATAACCGCTAAAGAACGTTTCACGCAAGCACCAAGTCGCTACACAGAAGCATCTTTAGTAAAGAAATTAGAAGAATTAGGCATTGGTCGTCCATCAACCTATGCGCCAACAATTTCTACCATCATCAGTAGAAATTATGTAGAAAAAGGAACAAACGAAGGAACAGAGCGTAAATACAATCAACTTACTTTAAAAGGTAACGAAGTTAAATCGCAGGTTCTTTCAGAAATGACAGGTTCCGATAAAGGGAAATTAGTTCCAACAGACATCGGTTCTATCGTAAATGATTTCTTGGTCAAAAACTTTTCAGTCATTCTAGACTATAACTTCACCGCCAAAGTAGAGCAAGATTTCGACGAAATCGCAGAAGGAAATGTGGATTGGGCAAAAATGATGCAAGAGTTCTACGATAAATTCCACCCAAATGTTGTCGAAGTAGAAGAAAACGCCGATAGAGAAAGCGGAGAACGAATTCTAGGAACTGACCCAAAATCTGGAAAAACGGTGTTAGTTCGTTTAGGAAAGTTTGGTCCAATGGCACAAATTGGTGACGCTGACGATGAAGAGAAACAATTTGCTAGTTTAATGGCCGACCAAAATATTGGAACTATTACTTTAGAAGATGCATTGAATTTGTTTTTATTGCCTAAACAATTAGGTACATATAAAGGAGAAGAAGTAGAAGTAAACAACGGTCGTTTTGGTCCTTATGTTCGCTTCGGAAAACAATTCATCTCACTGCCAAAAGGCGAAGATCCATTAGATGTAACTATGGAACGTGCTCAAGAGTTAATCAACGAAAAAGCAAAAGCCGATGCGCCAATCGCTACTTATAAAGGTATGGATGTGCAAAAAGGCGTTGGTCGTTTCGGACCATTCTTAAAATGGAACGGCATCTTTATTAATGTAAATAAGAAATACAACTTCGATAATTTATCACAATCAGACATCACAGAATTGATTGAAGAAAAATTACAAAAAGACATCGATAAAGTAATTCATAACTGGGAAGCCGAAGGAATTAAGGTTGAAAAAGCTCGTTGGGGCAAATCGGTAATTCTTAAAGGAAAGCTAAAGATTGAATTGAATAAAGACATCGATGCTTCTAAATTTACTTTAGAAGATGTGAAAAAGATTATTGAAGAAAAAGCACCTGCCAAGAAAACAACTGCTAAAAAGACAACAACCAAAAAAGCAACCGCTAAAAAGAAATAA
- a CDS encoding DedA family protein: MDTSEWIKLLNPEFYINMSVGGVQVGLWIVLFIVFAETGLFAGFFLPGDSLLFLSGIYACKYTDLKGIEHPGLIDQFYNFDNEFTSVLILASLVAIAGIIGNMVGYWFGSKSGYYLYKKEDSFWFKKKYLIQSKDFFEKYGGKAIIFARFLPIFRTFAPIVAGIVAMDKKKFMFYNVVSSFLWSFVLIFSGHYLYGLFLEKFNVDLKHHIEKIIIAIILVSTVPVLLKMFKKEKKAV, from the coding sequence ATGGACACTTCAGAATGGATTAAGTTACTAAACCCTGAATTTTACATAAATATGTCGGTTGGTGGTGTCCAAGTTGGACTTTGGATTGTGTTGTTTATTGTTTTTGCTGAAACAGGATTGTTTGCTGGATTCTTTCTTCCAGGTGACAGTTTGCTTTTTTTATCTGGAATTTATGCTTGTAAATATACTGATCTTAAAGGAATTGAACATCCTGGATTAATAGATCAGTTCTACAATTTTGATAACGAATTTACGAGTGTTTTAATTTTAGCATCTTTAGTGGCTATTGCCGGAATCATTGGGAATATGGTTGGATATTGGTTTGGTTCTAAAAGCGGATACTATCTTTACAAAAAAGAAGATAGTTTTTGGTTTAAGAAAAAATATTTAATTCAGTCAAAAGATTTCTTCGAAAAATATGGTGGAAAAGCAATAATCTTTGCACGTTTTTTACCTATTTTCAGAACATTTGCACCAATTGTAGCAGGTATAGTAGCAATGGATAAAAAGAAATTCATGTTTTATAACGTTGTTAGTTCTTTTCTTTGGTCATTCGTGTTAATTTTTTCTGGACACTACTTATATGGATTGTTTTTAGAAAAATTTAATGTGGATTTAAAACACCATATCGAGAAAATAATAATTGCAATTATTCTGGTTTCAACTGTTCCTGTTTTGTTGAAAATGTTTAAAAAAGAAAAGAAAGCAGTATAA
- a CDS encoding four helix bundle protein has product MRDFKKYDIWQLSHSLTLEVYKATSNFPNEELYGLVSQLRRASSSIPTNISEGCGRNSDKEFNQFLNIALGSANETEYLLLLSKDLNYISEEIFSDLDSKTNTIKSKIYKLKQKLN; this is encoded by the coding sequence ATGAGAGATTTCAAAAAATATGATATTTGGCAATTAAGCCATTCTTTAACTTTAGAAGTTTATAAAGCAACTTCTAATTTCCCAAATGAAGAGTTGTATGGTTTAGTTAGCCAATTAAGAAGAGCTTCTTCATCCATTCCTACAAATATTAGTGAAGGTTGCGGAAGAAATAGTGACAAAGAATTTAATCAATTTCTCAACATAGCTTTAGGTTCTGCTAATGAAACAGAATACCTATTATTATTGTCTAAAGATTTAAATTACATATCAGAAGAGATTTTTTCTGATTTAGATTCCAAAACAAATACAATTAAAAGTAAAATATACAAATTAAAACAAAAATTAAACTAG
- a CDS encoding LptE family protein — protein sequence MKFTKYILLLFVVLVINSCSVYNFTGTGKIDAKTFQVNYFQNNAELIEPGIERTFTLRLQDLIQNQTNLNLTNSNGDLVYEGEIVRYNVTPMTATADIRAAQNRLTIAVNVRFTNKNKEEDNFEKQFSFFDDFPADTPLTGQQLSRSLDVIFERITQDIFNESLAKW from the coding sequence ATGAAATTCACTAAATATATTTTACTCCTTTTTGTTGTATTGGTTATCAATAGCTGTTCGGTATATAATTTTACTGGAACCGGAAAAATTGATGCCAAAACTTTTCAAGTTAATTATTTTCAAAATAATGCCGAGTTGATTGAACCAGGAATTGAAAGAACTTTTACATTGCGTTTGCAAGATTTAATTCAGAATCAAACCAATTTGAATCTAACTAATTCGAATGGCGATTTGGTTTATGAAGGTGAAATTGTTCGTTATAATGTTACGCCAATGACTGCTACTGCAGATATTAGAGCAGCACAAAACCGATTGACAATTGCAGTAAATGTTCGATTTACTAATAAAAATAAAGAAGAAGATAATTTTGAAAAACAGTTTTCATTCTTTGATGACTTTCCAGCTGATACACCGTTGACTGGACAACAATTATCAAGATCTTTAGATGTGATTTTTGAGAGAATCACACAAGATATATTTAATGAGTCATTGGCAAAATGGTAG